The Neodiprion lecontei isolate iyNeoLeco1 chromosome 2, iyNeoLeco1.1, whole genome shotgun sequence genome segment TTCCGTATTTACATCGTCAATTCCAAGTAAATCACTGACGTCCATGTCGAACCGCGTCCGGGAAACTCAAGGAGACTCTGTAAGATACGAGATTCGAATCAATCCCCGTGATTATTCAGCCGTCTGCAGTTTTGTCGTGTGTTCCGTTAACGCATTAAAGTCACGTTACGCCTATCGCCGTATCGTCATCTCCTTTATTACATCACTTTGTTCCCACATCTATATCGGGTAATTCCGTTGTCTCTTTGCCGCGATGTGTCGTcagatatattatacgtattcaTCGCTGTGTTTCACCTCGATTGAACGCATCCGACAATTTCCGCAACGCGGACGAATCGAAATGGACAATAATACTCTGtgtggtataaaaattttgcaagcTTGTTTCTATGTTTCTTTATTTACCGTTTCAGGATTTCCGCcagttttcttttcctcgtGGAAGAATAGAAGCGACAATTACGAGACCAAGATTCAGCGCTTgcgtttgaaattaataataacgtTGATTAAACAACAGCTCCTCGCTTCATTTAACAAAAGtacatcaaaaatttttttttttaaaactcgaCGTATTCCGTATTTTACCTGATAATAACCGATTTataagaacttttttttatttcaacaccAAAAGCTCATCGTTTGTCTAATTTTGATGGATAGTTAGTAACTAATTCCATTTGTAAATAAGTTCTTCATGAAACCCCTGAATTCATTTTTGATAACAGTAAACAGTTTTTCTAATAAACcgtgtaacaaattttttttatctttacgtAGTAACTGAAGAAAAAGATTGGTGTTTGATGATCTGGACAGAActgaattgttaaaaaaaaaaaaaaaaattaattgcacACGACTGTGATCTCTACAAAATTGTTATGATATTAGGGAATTACTTGTTAAACTTGGCGATTCAAAAATACTTGTATTATGAAAGGATGTTGATTCCATCAAGTTAATTACCTCTTCCAACTTCAATCCCACCTTCGAACTTTCGGCTTACCGTTTGTTGTGTGGTTAACGGTGTTTTTCACTAAACAATAGCGGcctaaatattgaaaataatgatcAGCCAGCGAATAAGCGTTTCTTTTGCTTCAAAAGATGATATACAAAAACTCTCGGTGCAGTTTTTGTGTTAAAACATCGCTAAACCATAAATACGTAGTTGCAGAAGTTAAGCATACATTTTCGATGATAACTATACTCTGTCGATCAGAGAACAGATTCTGAATCAACGAAATTAACCCGCATGATCAATGCATCCCCGAAATTCACGGTTCCGATTAACAAGGATTGCTAATTATCGACGTGCGAAGTATCGTCGCTGttagtgcaaaaaaaaaaaagaaaagaaaaaaaaataaaaaagtgaaTCAGCACGTGATTTTCACTATTGTATGCAAATTATTATATCCTTGACCTGAAACTCGCAGACCGAAGCCTCGTCGCACTTGTACGACCATGGCCCTATCGGAAGGTAGGCTTATATGGATCTGGATGGCCGTGTCAAACTCGAATAGTCTCCAAAAACGAATGGTATACTCAACGTGCCTTTTCACGCCCACGGTACGGAACCAACTTTCAATATTAACAATGTATTTAACTTCGGTAATGTGCAGACGAAATGCTATTCACAAATTTGTCTGTTCAAATCTGCAGAGTgtaagagaaaatttttattcaacatcgACATAGATaaagtagaaaaatgaaaaaatttatatcgtaTAGTATACTCGCTCTATAATTggaatttcacaatttatcTCGACTACTTTTTGGTGTCGACAAACCGTttcgtgaataaattttataccacTGAGTTTCAAGTTATGGTTGTCGtgtatattgaaatttaaaaaaatttattttttcaaacaaatttcctGCATTTTCTACGAGCAACAAATCAGTCAAGGTCggtaattgttattatcagAATACTTAGTTCCCACTATTACGTTTCGTTTTCATTTATCGAGACTCATTACATCGCATTGATCGCATCTAATTACACCAGTCATTATTTTCAGccaattttcatattcatttatctAACTATCGCCACTTCGTTTTCACTCTATTCCgaaatgatttcaattcactttcgcGAACTTACAATCAGCTTCTGTTGAAGGTGTATACACGAAGTGAAGATttttaatgtgaaaaaatccaaaaaagtCCCGTGAGTCACGTGGCAAGAACAGGACCAGTTGGTCAACTTGACGATTTCACGTTAATGTAAATCAAATACGAACCAATGCCTTTGGCGGATTCGGTCCCACAGTTTTGTTATTGTgcgtatttttcattaaatctTAAAATCAGTGATATTAGAGTGATATTCCAGGTAATcgcttttaaaatttttccattgcgGTTTTACCAAAATTACACTCGGACAATCCACTCTGGTATCGCCAAAATATCACTaatatgtttgtttttttttttttcttttttttcaataacaaaatataccgcattatttaatttcagtaGATTTCAAGTGTGATTTGAAGATTTTTACCACCTTGTCAcgattttaatattatatcaTATAGACACGTATGGAATTATATTACCTGAGAACTAGAAGAGAAGTTTTAACACGACATAAAggttcgatgaaaattttttcgacagcttttttttaaaaaaaaaaaagccctCTCGAAAAATTTCCCCGTACGTAAACATCGCGCATGACCATCTCTTTCTTCGTCCGATTATACGTAACTTCTCGTACAGTCACACATTAAAAACGTTCCTCGTTTTCTCGTACCCATGATGCGATGTTTCTTGGTTCATGTTCCGCAGGGCCAGTACTCCAGACGCCACAACATAACGTCATTCTTCTTGTTGCGCAGGAGCGTCGACGTCATTCACGAAGTGGGAATGCAACCGTGTTGTAGAAAGGCAGAGACAACACGCACTTCTTGGTCATCCTTGGCACGAAACAGGTTATTGTGCAGGATTCTTTATCTACCGGGATGGGTTAATCTCGTCGAATACTTGCATTCTTTCCGGAACTCAGCGGACAGACGTCATCAGCGTCGTTggattaaccctttgagtcatagtGGTAAGTATTCTTACGACCTATTTTACATCCATATTTTGTAtacttgaagaaattttcgacatacatatttctttgcggttttGTGTTATTTCTGACAGTATActaataggttttcaatactcgagagtaattattgcgatacaatatataattattattagaaacaaattgattgaaaaattcaagatggcggatccaatatggcgaacgaaaatttcaaattcgatcgaatccggagaaaaaactCTGCCCAGGAGTTTTTGGGGTCGATGATTACagatctgaaatcagattttgaaaatacacTATGTCGAATCCAATCAACGACCGTGAAAACCCCTGCAtagagttttttttgttttaccggattcgatcaaatttgaaattgtcaTCCACCATAATAGAtccaccatcttgaatttttacatctgatttcagattcgtaatcagtaaTATCAAAAAGCCCAAAATAGAGTTTTTTGACCTGGTTCGTTGGATTGTTAACTTTTAAATCACAAAATGGATTATGAATTCTGTTCAGGTGTTACATCAGGTTTCGTTGTTACGGCAGTTCAAACAGTTTCGAACTAAACCCTGAACTTCGTTAGAGAATTCAGGGCAACCCTGCAGCTGTGTATAAATTACAATCACTTGGCAGGAATGCCGAATTATTTCGTAGATTTGTACGGTAGCGAAGGTCTCCTAACGGTGCACTAGTCTATAAATATGGCGGAACGCATTCAAGGACTATTCCTCGATTTCTCTGTAACAAGTATTTATTATACTTAAGGCGTTTCCGGAAGCTAACGAAATATTCATCTGCAGCAATCGGTTGGTAATGTGATGTGTATATACGATATAATTATGCACAACAGTCTGATTTATCGTAGTTCCTTAGTGTTTAGTGTAAACAGTGCAAGATGACGCGTTCAAATAGAACAGGTGTGTCTAAGTCTATAAAAAATCCTGCATGGTGAATAATGGCGATATCTCAGGCACGCGaatagtttatttttattgcctAAAACGCGgtaggaaagaaaaatctgtAGTGCTTTAATTAATTTAGACGTAAATTTTTCCCGAATTTTTGCAGTTCTACCGGAAATAAAAACGCGAgcaagaggagagaagaatTGACgaggatgataaaaataaaccttACTGAGAgttgttgaaattaaaattgatgagGTGTGGAACAGCGCAGATACCAGATTAATCTGGTATAACGATAACACGTAGGCTTCACAGCGCGGTTTGCActtgttgaaaatgaaatgaaggGAAATGATTCTTCCTCATTAGTCAGCTGCGACGGTGTCCGAGGCGACTTGCTGCAGCCTTGGTAAGATTTCACTTTACTTAAGTGCACCGCTTAACTGCACACAACCAGGCTACGGAATCAGGTTACTATTGTTTCCTCCTCGCTCCTGTATCCTGGAGAACAAGAAGAAATTCCTGCGCAAATGTGTAGTATTTCGTCAGAACATGCTTGCGGTTCTTAAAATTTGCATTATCTCCGCGTTGCAGAGAACAGAAGAGTATAATATGAATCTTTTCACAACTTGATCATGCGGTatgggtaaaaaaaacttgtttaaTTTCAAAGCATTTAAGCATTGATAAGAATGTACATTCAAAAAAACGTCGATTCTATACAGCGGTGTAAATATACAGGATTCTGCATTACCGATATGAAAGTTGATAAGGACGGAAACTGTCGATAAGTGTGATCTATAATTTGACATGGAAGGCATATATTGTTTGTCGGCAACTTAGGACCCATTTATTTGATATAGTATTTATCGCTGCAAAAACTGCCACGAATTACAAGATATGTTAACCACATACTACCTAACGGGTCACTAGAAGGAACATGTTAATCAGTTTTTAAATTAGTCTGACGCTAGCGGGCGCTGCTAATTCAAAAGAGGTTCAACAGTTTCATGAAATGTTCCTAACCTAACTTTATCTAAACTAACCTCACACGATGAAGTTTTATGAAAGATATCCCACGTAGCAGAGGTTAAATTACGGCAAGCAATAATTTGAAACGACTTGTGGTTCACAATAAGTTAAAGGAGAACGTTTGAACAAAATCGTTAGAATGAGAACAAAAGTTCTGCGATTGTATAAAGACTTGCTCAGGTACGGACAAAACCTGCGATACACCGATCAGGaattgttcaaaaataaaataaaaggcAATTTTCGAAGAAGCAAAGATTTGTCGGATGTAAAagatatcgaatttcaacTTCAGGTAACTGTTGGGCATGGTTTTAACATTGTAAACTTACATAACGTATGTACGTTCAATATTACAGTTCGTCTTTTTCGTTACAGAAAGGATTTCAGTTGCTGAAGGACAAGAGAGTGATTTAAACCCAATTGAATTCTTTTGCAGAAGCATATTTCTGAAAGCTATGAGATATTTGCAAATCTTGCAGAGTTTAGCTAAtagtaatttaaaattatcagTCTCAGGCACaaacttttacaaaaatcACACTCTAGAAAAATGTAGAACAAAAATAGGATTGCCGCAAGTTTCCAGAAACAAGTCGCAGTTATGGTTGACAATTCGCTCAATGTCTATAAAAAGGCATTTGGATTACACCAACGTCCCGAAGATAAACGAAGCTGACATCGAAGTACAATATGTGAGAGGAAGCGGCCCGGGGGGTCAGGCTACTAATAAAACAAACAACGCGGTGCTAATGAAGCACAAACCGACTGGACTAGTAGTCAAGTCTCACCAGTCTAGAAGCGTTTGGGAGAACAAGAAAAACGCTTTGGCACGGTTAACCATGAAGTTGGATACCTTGATAAACGGGGAAAACTCGATAGAGGAACAGAGAAAGGCCATACAAGCCAAGAAATCCACCGAGCAAGCTAGAAGGAAAAGGAAGCGCGACGAATTAAAAGCAGCTTTCAAAGAACGCGAAGGTCTGGACTAGCAATTAACAACAACCACTCATTGAGCAAATTTAATgatcatattttcaataaaaacaaTGAGTAGGAAGACTAGAgttataataatttgtttaGCAAGTGTAAATTAAACATCAAGATCATAGCTCAATTTCTGGTTTGCCCCGCTTCACGAATTGtgactttttttaaaattcataacaATTCATGATATTATACACAAACGTGGTAAAATAATAGATGttatggaaaaagaaaaagaaaatgtttatGCAATTTACTCACGAATTTCCAACTAACTTATACCAGTGATCGTGCAATTTGAACTAATGCCGTTGTAAGCAAAGTGTAGGAGaacctgaaataaaaaaataatttagtatcgaaaagagtaaaaactaatttcatATGCTTTACTTACCctgtttatatgtataatactaAACATGTAGATATTGAGATATTTAAAACACAACTAAAACATTACGAAATacaagaataattttaaaaaactatgTCTCATTTTTAGCTCAAAAGCAGTGATGAAGTAGCGTAACAAcagttacaaaaaataatacattatcGACAAGTgtaatttcaataattcacTATAAAATTAGCATAATCATGGTAAAGCTGAAACTTTGATTAGTTTTCAGAGCAGCCATAAAAGGTAAGCTTGACATTTCTCCAAATTTCCAGCTTTTATGGCAGGGTTGATTATTCAGCTTTAAAAGAttatttcgtgatttttgACATTAATAGGatatcgtcaaattttttaattttactgctAAAACACAGACGTTACATAATATTATCTGTTCGCAAATATTCtaagaattttgaaagaacAAAAAGCGATATCACTTTTACATTAAGTTCAGTGGAAAGCCTGTGCTGTGATGGCGCAATGCTTATTTGAatgcgaataaaaattaataagttccatttcaatttctttatttatatgGCACGGAAGTGGCAATTTTATGAGCGCATTGTTTAATATGCGTTTCCTGGACTATAGTAATGTTAAACTGGGTGAAATTTGACTGATACTAAGCCAAAGAgaattctatttttaaaaaaatcacaagatCGTACGTTCATTACGTCTAGTACTAAGTTTAAAGACTAATGGAAGCCCTTCTTGAAACAGATTTATATAAgagtaaaaacgaaaaagaattaTATGTAAGAGATTGAAGGACGTTATAATTACAAGACAGTCTTCTGTATGGAAAATTCGTAAGTTTTAATAATCGTAACCCTTTTGGAATTCACGCAAGAA includes the following:
- the LOC107225466 gene encoding MIEF1 upstream open reading frame protein; its protein translation is MRTKVLRLYKDLLRYGQNLRYTDQELFKNKIKGNFRRSKDLSDVKDIEFQLQKGFQLLKDKRVI
- the LOC107225464 gene encoding mitochondrial translation release factor in rescue, with the translated sequence MSIKRHLDYTNVPKINEADIEVQYVRGSGPGGQATNKTNNAVLMKHKPTGLVVKSHQSRSVWENKKNALARLTMKLDTLINGENSIEEQRKAIQAKKSTEQARRKRKRDELKAAFKEREGLD